The Aeromicrobium yanjiei genome includes a region encoding these proteins:
- a CDS encoding PH domain-containing protein has protein sequence MRTFRPGGARVVAYAVAVIMLVITAVIAYALPDEIYFTTAETVTLWIFILAVLALLHGVGRSYVRATDEGLEVLNGYRRHRVQWSDIEGFAMNTGAPWPTLVTKDDERVMLFAIQGSDGRYAREAVAYLRGRLG, from the coding sequence ATGAGGACCTTCCGTCCCGGCGGCGCGCGCGTCGTCGCGTACGCCGTCGCGGTGATCATGCTGGTGATCACCGCGGTCATCGCGTACGCGCTGCCCGACGAGATCTACTTCACGACCGCGGAGACGGTCACGCTCTGGATCTTCATCCTGGCGGTGCTCGCGCTGCTGCACGGCGTCGGTCGCAGCTACGTCCGGGCGACCGACGAGGGCCTCGAGGTGCTCAACGGCTATCGCCGGCACCGCGTGCAGTGGTCCGACATCGAGGGCTTTGCGATGAACACCGGTGCGCCGTGGCCGACCCTCGTGACCAAGGACGACGAGCGGGTCATGCTGTTCGCGATCCAGGGCAGCGACGGGCGCTACGCCCGTGAGGCGGTCGCCTACCTGCGGGGACGGCTCGGCTGA